A region from the Paenibacillus humicola genome encodes:
- a CDS encoding ABC transporter permease codes for MNLLESILVSLESLRDNKFRSFLTMIGIVVGVAAVVTVVSVGQAGKSSIVSDIDNYGEGFFIVVPDSSQGISTSERLVPTLEDVKALSRNAGVAAISGQTNAVLEGKANRDDIRFSLSATTADRVKVENIKLTAGRFFTGSEERSRRKVLVVESNYAETYFGTDERAIGRKVQMNGSNYQIVGVYETPKGLFSIPTKNQYSAYVPIETVSSALGGGVSRLSTLYVRADSGDAELMARVIDQVKSTLASRHQTTAAAYFSQTGEEAQNLVGSVFSILQIIIGSIAGISLLVGGIGVMNIMLVSVTERTREIGIRKAIGATPGVILWQFIVEAVVLCFMGGILGALLGLGGAYLFSLITKWPFLVSWWAVLLAFGFSAGIGLFFGIYPASKAARMQPIESLRYE; via the coding sequence ATGAATCTGCTCGAAAGCATTCTCGTATCTTTGGAAAGCTTGCGCGACAACAAATTCAGATCGTTTCTGACGATGATCGGTATCGTGGTCGGCGTGGCTGCGGTGGTAACCGTCGTTTCGGTCGGTCAGGCGGGGAAGTCCTCGATCGTATCGGATATCGATAATTATGGCGAAGGCTTCTTTATCGTGGTTCCGGACTCTTCGCAGGGAATCAGCACGAGCGAACGGCTGGTGCCGACGCTGGAGGATGTGAAGGCGCTGAGCCGAAATGCCGGAGTAGCGGCGATTTCCGGTCAAACGAACGCCGTCCTGGAAGGCAAAGCGAACAGGGACGACATCCGGTTCTCATTAAGTGCGACGACGGCGGACCGGGTCAAGGTGGAAAATATCAAGCTGACCGCAGGCCGCTTCTTTACCGGCTCCGAGGAGCGTTCCCGCCGCAAGGTGCTTGTCGTCGAATCGAATTATGCCGAGACTTATTTCGGCACGGACGAGCGGGCGATCGGCCGCAAAGTGCAGATGAACGGTTCCAATTACCAAATTGTTGGGGTGTATGAGACGCCAAAAGGCTTGTTTTCCATCCCGACAAAAAATCAATATTCGGCTTATGTTCCCATCGAAACGGTTTCCTCCGCTCTCGGAGGGGGCGTCAGTCGGCTGAGCACGTTATATGTGAGGGCGGATTCGGGCGACGCAGAGCTAATGGCCAGAGTGATCGATCAGGTGAAAAGCACGCTCGCCAGCCGTCATCAAACGACCGCCGCGGCTTATTTCTCGCAAACGGGGGAAGAAGCCCAGAATCTGGTCGGCTCCGTGTTCAGCATCCTGCAAATCATTATCGGATCGATCGCCGGCATCTCCTTGCTTGTCGGCGGAATCGGCGTCATGAACATCATGCTCGTTTCCGTCACCGAGCGGACCCGGGAAATCGGAATCCGCAAGGCGATCGGAGCGACGCCCGGCGTTATTCTGTGGCAATTTATCGTCGAGGCCGTGGTGCTTTGTTTTATGGGCGGCATATTAGGGGCCCTGCTGGGGCTTGGCGGCGCTTATTTGTTCTCGCTCATTACGAAATGGCCGTTCCTGGTTTCGTGGTGGGCCGTCCTGCTGGCATTCGGATTTTCCGCCGGCATCGGGCTGTTCTTCGGCATTTACCCCGCGAGCAAGGCTGCCCGCATGCAGCCGATTGAATCGCTTCGATATGAATAA
- a CDS encoding efflux RND transporter periplasmic adaptor subunit encodes MKKKIGIAIILGASILLLIAWNLFQINKSLKVGLTSPSEGTISASVFASGKLEAAKTYTVYSPVTAPIRDVAVQEWDAVEQGQTLLTFNMDDIKLQLKQEQNTLKSLEDQKTSVLKKHFDDVKTQFANHEIDSAADVEKPDTASVDMQIANEKLLIDSLQTKQEAASLAAIGSGTIVELDAEAGQSIAQGAKVAVITNTNHLQVKASLLEVDASNVKPGMEADITGDAFPQTVKGKVTAIAPVATTASADATDSSVQVVIEVDNAGTDQQAKPLKPGYDVNVEFALPGDPHLLLPLNAVGREGDRSFVYKVTDGRAVKTEITAGQDDGERVEVLKGLTASDRVVSDVSGNIKDGTKVKAS; translated from the coding sequence TTGAAGAAAAAAATCGGAATCGCGATTATCCTGGGCGCTTCCATTTTGCTTTTAATCGCCTGGAACTTGTTTCAAATCAATAAAAGCTTGAAGGTCGGCCTGACTTCGCCCAGCGAAGGGACGATATCGGCCAGCGTGTTCGCGAGCGGCAAGCTCGAGGCGGCCAAGACGTATACGGTTTACAGCCCGGTAACCGCCCCGATTCGGGATGTGGCCGTTCAGGAGTGGGATGCCGTCGAACAAGGACAGACGCTTCTGACCTTCAATATGGATGACATCAAGCTGCAATTAAAGCAGGAGCAAAATACGCTGAAATCGCTGGAGGACCAGAAAACGTCCGTGCTGAAGAAGCATTTCGACGACGTCAAAACGCAGTTTGCCAATCATGAGATCGATTCTGCCGCGGACGTTGAAAAACCGGATACCGCTTCGGTGGACATGCAGATTGCGAACGAGAAGCTGCTGATCGATTCGCTGCAGACGAAGCAGGAGGCCGCATCGCTTGCGGCAATCGGCAGCGGAACGATTGTGGAGCTGGATGCGGAGGCGGGCCAATCGATCGCTCAAGGGGCGAAAGTGGCGGTCATTACAAATACGAATCATCTTCAGGTCAAAGCTTCGCTGCTGGAGGTCGATGCTTCAAATGTGAAGCCGGGGATGGAAGCGGACATTACCGGCGACGCGTTTCCGCAAACCGTCAAAGGGAAGGTTACGGCCATCGCTCCGGTGGCGACAACCGCATCGGCGGACGCTACCGATTCGTCCGTACAGGTTGTCATCGAGGTGGACAATGCCGGAACCGATCAGCAGGCGAAGCCGCTGAAGCCGGGCTACGACGTGAATGTGGAGTTTGCTTTGCCGGGCGATCCGCATCTCTTGCTTCCGTTAAATGCCGTCGGCCGTGAAGGAGACCGTTCGTTCGTGTATAAAGTGACGGACGGCCGCGCCGTCAAGACGGAAATTACGGCGGGCCAGGACGATGGAGAACGGGTCGAAGTGCTGAAGGGGCTTACGGCTTCGGACCGGGTCGTGTCGGACGTATCCGGAAACATCAAGGACGGAACCAAGGTGAAGGCGTCGTGA
- a CDS encoding YIP1 family protein, protein MSPEAAFKKLKEGGGWWVILVIIVMLAAGTWLQMPIIHKTVHEQLQKAPVQGVSESSVLRIAEVGAYIGSIVSLIVIFFITGLRLKLVNALVQGEAKYMQLVKTAIYASIPGVIGALLTGILLRATDAGSINDIILSPAALLPVKKGILFVILNIFNPFSLWGLGLQVVGTKVMTGVRSGKVTVYVIVIWLILTVIGGLIGSR, encoded by the coding sequence GTGTCGCCCGAAGCGGCCTTCAAGAAATTGAAGGAGGGGGGCGGATGGTGGGTAATTCTCGTCATTATCGTCATGCTCGCCGCCGGTACGTGGCTGCAAATGCCCATCATTCATAAGACGGTTCACGAGCAGCTTCAGAAGGCGCCTGTTCAGGGCGTATCGGAATCCAGCGTCCTGCGCATCGCTGAGGTCGGGGCATACATAGGTTCAATCGTTTCGCTTATCGTCATCTTCTTCATCACGGGATTGCGGCTTAAGCTGGTGAACGCGCTGGTTCAAGGCGAAGCCAAATATATGCAGCTGGTGAAAACGGCCATATATGCTTCAATTCCGGGCGTTATCGGAGCTCTCTTAACCGGAATTCTGCTGAGGGCAACGGACGCCGGCAGTATAAACGACATCATCCTGAGTCCCGCCGCTTTGCTCCCGGTGAAGAAAGGGATCCTTTTTGTCATCCTGAACATTTTCAATCCCTTTTCGCTATGGGGACTTGGGCTTCAGGTCGTCGGAACGAAGGTCATGACCGGTGTCAGGTCCGGAAAAGTGACCGTCTATGTGATTGTGATTTGGCTGATTTTGACCGTTATTGGCGGTTTGATCGGCAGCAGATAG
- a CDS encoding ABC transporter ATP-binding protein: MIRLQGVSKSYINGDIQVQALKATDLTIGAGEFVAIMGPSGSGKSTVMNILGCLDVPTEGKYFLDGREVQSLQETELAAIRNRKIGFVFQNFNLMPKQSVLRNVELPMVYGGVGRSERRARAAELLQRVGLGERLSHRPNELSGGQRQRVAIARALAMNPTVLLADEPTGNLDTQSSIDIMKLFMQLNDEGVTVVIVTHEPDISAYSKRILRFTDGALLEDRWNEDRRQE; the protein is encoded by the coding sequence GTGATTCGGCTGCAGGGCGTTTCCAAAAGCTACATCAACGGCGATATACAGGTTCAGGCGTTGAAGGCCACGGATTTGACGATCGGGGCAGGCGAATTCGTGGCGATTATGGGCCCTTCGGGCTCCGGTAAATCCACCGTCATGAATATTCTCGGATGCCTGGACGTGCCTACGGAAGGAAAATATTTTCTGGACGGCCGGGAAGTGCAGTCGCTGCAGGAAACAGAGCTGGCCGCCATCCGTAACCGCAAGATCGGTTTTGTGTTCCAGAATTTTAATCTCATGCCCAAGCAGAGCGTGCTGCGCAACGTCGAGCTGCCGATGGTTTACGGCGGAGTCGGCAGATCCGAGCGGAGAGCGAGAGCGGCCGAGCTGCTCCAAAGGGTAGGTCTCGGGGAGCGATTGTCCCACCGTCCGAACGAGCTGTCGGGAGGCCAGCGGCAGCGGGTGGCGATTGCCCGGGCGCTCGCGATGAATCCGACCGTTCTCCTGGCGGACGAACCGACCGGCAATTTGGATACGCAATCCTCGATCGACATTATGAAGCTGTTTATGCAGTTGAACGACGAAGGCGTCACCGTTGTCATCGTCACGCACGAACCGGATATTTCGGCCTATTCGAAACGAATCCTGCGCTTCACCGACGGTGCGCTGCTGGAGGATCGGTGGAACGAAGACAGGAGGCAGGAATGA